GTGGGTCGGGGGCCCGGTTGCCTATGGTGACAGCCTATGAAATTGCAGCATTAATGAACGCTGTCAGAGGTCAAACATAGTACTGACCTACATATCAAGGCAAAGTTTATACAGGTTAATATTAAAGAGAATAATCAAAGCAGCTGTTTCACATCATTCTGATTCTTTCATCTCATACCAGAAacatttacagcaaaaaaaataaaggaatgcCACACTTTTTGATTTTGGACAGTTTAAATCTTGTGGTTTCACACTTAAAACTTGCAATGACTTACTAACATTTAAATGCCTTCAGGAAGGTTGTGTTAATGGCCGCAGTCACTATTATGCTgatgtgataaaaaataaaaaaaatcatcagaatTATAAGCATGAGAGGCTGATCATAGGTAGATATGAATTGAGAGATGTGAGTCTTAAAGCTTCTCTGCTGGATGAGACAAAGCACacgggaggacaggaggaatgactgatactTTCTGATGTCTGTATTAttcattattgatattattgatatatattgataaacttcactcaggaaTGTAGAATTGTTTCTATAGTGACTTTGTTgtcaaaaacattattgttgctgctctaaaaacaatatttagttatacCTCAATTATAGATAACATCTaatcctgttctgaatttatttgttttaaaaattctatatatgtttttcaaagCAATTAATTAGTTATGAAAAGAGATCGTAATATTGATAAGAGTCGCTCCTAGTGGTAATAAAATCCTACGGAAACCTATCCCTACCTAAGGGGCCACCATAGTTCTCCGACATGCTTTGAAAGAGAAGGGTGAACAAGGGGTATGTGGCTGCTTGCcttctgcaacctcaccactagatgccactcaATCTCACTCACTGTTCCTCTAAACAAAGGAACTTTAGcctaaaataagtcaacattgcaGGTAACTCTAGCTGTTAAGCTTACCAATCCTCAAATATGAGCTTTGTATATTGATGACAAAGTTGATGTAACTAAATACATATGTCGTTTATCTATATGAATATTGTAAATCGATGAATTCATTGACTACCAATTAGCAAAAATCGCAGTTGTGTAAATaatcttttgtttgtgtgcgtttatttatttatgcaagttgttgtttttctggataCTCATTTATTTGAGAAAACAATATATCAAATTTAAGTTAATCAAGCTGTCAGATGGAATGCTAGATTATTCTTTCTCTAACTATTCTTCTAATGATGGGGATTGTGATTAACAGGGTTGTTCTTCTTTTTggataaaaacagaagaatCTGCAGTAGATTTTGTTTCTCTTAACAGAAAttgaagagaaaacacaagataaaCTTGTGATTGTTGCTGCATTCAGGCCCATCGTTTGTCCAACCATCCACACTGACCTCCTCCCTTAAGAGATTTATaacaactgttgtttttctggtttgGACCGTCTCGAGGCCACATGACAAAGATCCAGGCGACAGATTGGTCTTCATCAACAGATTATTTCAATGAAAGAGTGTGAGCAGTGCACGTCACTGTGTGAGAGGCCACGGCTCATTTCGGACCCAGCCagagtcaaacaaacataaatctgTCGACCATGGAGGACGATGTATTGTCAAAGAGCTCTgtagtgtgttttgtgtgactGTAGAGTTGACTGACTGGTCTTCTCAGCACTTCTCCTCTGCGATACCCTGGAGGTGGGTAATAACGTGTGTTATGTAGTTTCATGTTTCTATTGTTCTTATCACACCACGTTCTCTACATTTGTATACATCCATCGGTAACATGAAGTTGTTCTGATTACTGCAGTTGGTTGCTAATGAAATCAATTAGGGCTTTCAGTTTTGAGAACTTCTTTTCTGTTGAGAATTTCCACATTGCAATAAGTattcttaaattaaattataatatctAGAATTTAAAGCCAAGGTCATATAGCATTCAAGGAATCTCCATCTTAACCCATAATACATGATGCATTGATCCACATGTGCTGtgacatacatttacatatatttttcatatattttatttaaatgtttgggATATTTAGGACATTATAACAGTAGGGAAGATCTGAGGAAATATGCTATtgagatgcattgtgggaaatgtttttggAGCGTGTACTAAACTATGGACTTAAAAAAAGTCTGGATCTGTCGTACTCTGCTGCATCAATTTTAACcattgatgttttaaaaaaatctgtctctcAGACCTCCCCCATCTTTatgaaagtacaaaaaaatgCCCAAAATTTGAAACATTGTACTCATTATGACACAGGATACAGTGAAACTTATATTTGTTTCATCACTGATAAACTACTTTAACTAtttgaactattccttttatGTGAACCGGTCCAACAGGTTTGAAATCAGCCAGACATGATGTCCATTATAGCACCactaaaaccacaaacaaattaaataatcaaagaCTTAACCGGCTTTTCTTCCTGCCGTTTCTCCCTCGGGCAAATATGCGTGAATGTTCAGTCTGAGCTGCTTGTTGCAGCTTGTAAATAATTCTGCTGAAGGCTGTAGTGAGGCGTGTTAGCTGAAGAGAAAACTGACACCTTTGTCACCAGCATACTGCaataaatccaaaataaatcacctactattagaaaaaaaaaatgtaaccactAAATAGATGCTGTTAGTTTTTTCTAAGTAGAAATAACagaattttgcaaaaaaattgctttttgGGAAATAATTGATGATTTGAatccagattttaaaaatgatttctttttaGGTTGGGGAGGTTTGGAGtactttttcagtattttggttaatttagtaaaaagaAAGAGTTTAATGAACCAAAGGATggtttacattttctattacattgtcatttgaaagtgctttcatcattttaagtgttaattgtaaaaaacaaaatgtattttttctcatgTAGTCTAAATTACGAGAGGCTGTAGTCAATCAATTAATTTATGCAGGTTAATAAGGTACTTCGGAAACTTCCTGGAAAtaggaatatataaaaaaatatgtgtaagAAATGTATGTTTGATTGGAAAAAACATCACTTGTCCTGCAGCTCAGGATTAAGTATAGAAACAGGATGCATTGTGTTTGATTATGTATTATAGTTTCAATACAAACGAAATTATACAAAAGTACATACAACtctaaaataatttgtttaccctaaaaaaatgctttaaaataccATGGCTGAAAAAAGGTGGACTGCGTTTGACACTTATAAACACAAATTACTACGTGACAAAAATatatcctaaaataaaaatgtaaccatttctgtttaaagatgaattttggtgggtttttattttagcatCACGCCTTTTCTTTAATCTTCAATCTTCCCTGCTGGCACTGTGTATTTGGCAGTTTTGTATattctattttaaaacattaaattctacATATAACTGTGATGTTCAGGCCTCTATAGGAGTGGGGGGGTCGGGCTCGGTGAGAACCGGAGCGGTGAAGCTGACCCGGATGTCCCGGGGATAAAAACCCTGAAGAACCCCGTCCACAACGACATCTGGGAGATCTGCAGGACGAGACAAGAGCTCAGGGTTCATACAgtctttttaatgcttttcaATTCACAATTACAGCCCACAAGTACGGAGTCAGTAGCTGTTACGTAATGTTTCCTACCTGATGTGCACTCGGAGAGATAAGGATCCTTAAAGAATCCCAACACTCGCTGATTTGGCAACGGATAACTGAGGAAACGAAAGTAATGTACGTTAGTCTCATGCAACATTAATACTTCAAACATTAATTTGATGTGTATACCAACTTTATTGTGCACTGAAAATTACGCCCTTAGCGATCTGCAGACATGACGTACAGACAGAAGAAGTCAAAAAGTATGATATGTGTTGATTTGTGGAGTGATATCCAGACTACGGATACATGGAATCAGAACTGTCTTATCAATAGGAATTGTAcgcctctgtcttttttctcaatttctgcatgtttttcGGACAGTTGCACGTTGCAAAAACACATGCGTCATAACGTCAAACTCTGCATCTTCACTGCTGGAAATTTGACGAGTCATGGCGTGAAGAGGAACAAACAGTCCAAAGTGTGGTGTAAGAGTCATATTTGACTTAATAAGATGtgttcttttatattttagtcATTTAAATGCTTCTGTCATCTCTGAAATAATGGTGTTGCAGAGACGAGAAGATAATCTCCTGTGCTCAGGATTCTTCCCACAGTAGCTACACCCCATCTAGTACCCAGAGTACAAATACTGCACCACACAAATACTACTAGAGGTCTCACCTGTAATCCTGACTGTCCAATTCATCAAGtgatctgaaataaaaaaacataaccatTACAGATTTCCTGAAAAGACactatcaaaataaaaggtCAATATACATGTATACGACAGATGCTACTCTATGATACATAAAGTAACTTCCTTGTGTTTATAAATATCATCTTTTAGAATGATTATAATCTCACACACAGAACACGTCTGTCCTTCCTTCTTGCTGCTCCACACCACTGGTAGAAATGTGTCTAAAGTTGTATTATGTTACTGAATTGCCCCCAATCCAAATTTAGAGGAGCTGAATTTAGAAGCACTCTCTTGGTCAGAGGAGTCTGGACTGAAGGACTTACTCCATGCTGCTCATCTTGATCCCTGTGTGAAAGTGTTTCACGTGGAGGAAGTCCAGCAGCACCTGAGGCACGTCTTCGTTTTGGTAGATGATGTCCTGCagcaacagagaaaacaatCCTGAGCTTCTGTTTGTGACAGTTtaagaatgttgttttttcttactgTTGTTGCACCTCGACTCTTGAACAGCTTTAAACAAGAATCTTTCACTTTTGAACTTTGAATTTGTggtttatttacaatttttcaATCTTCTGTGTCTCCACTTATCTccatcttttacttttcttattattgtaaagcatttttttaactgaaaatatTGAACTTAAAACCCATCTACTCAGTCTGTCTCTATGTAGTGTTTTAtaagttaatgttttttattatttttgcttattattaagtgttattttatacagtctgtTAATTGTTttagttgttgttatttttatttcttattttgtttcgCTCtaaattttactttattaacattttactgtttttcctTGATCAGTTTATTcagtgctttattttatttttatttattctaactAAATTTGTTGTGCTTTAGTCTCttcattttcatcttgttttcGTATTGTCATAATttgtcatcatgtcatcatttgTCAAGCATGTTgaattgcatttgatttgtttgaaagctgctatataaataatacttgattgattcattttaaCTCCTGTTTTGAAAAGTCCTAAATTAAGTTTTGTCGCCCCCTTAGTGAGGTCAGAAATCCCTGTTAGAGCATCCTGTCTTGCACAAGGGCCCTTCAGCATCACAGAGACCTGCTGCTGATGGAGATCGGCCTGAAACCCTCTCAGTGCCTGAAGGAGTTCCCGCCTCACTGAGCCTGACGTGTTACCTGGACGTagtcctccagctcctgccTCCTCTGCTCCGGAGGTTTGGTCCTCAGATGGGGGTTCCTTTTGCTCGGGAAGTCTGGAGTCTGGATGATCTTCCTGAGCTGCAGGTACCAAACGATACAACAGATCAACATGACGGCACGCAACACAACATAGCTGAAATTAAACCACTAGAAGCACTTTTAGTTTTCCTTTATTTCGACCTTTAATGTCAGGAAATAATTCAATAACATCGGATTAATTGTGGCTTTAAATCAACCTACTTTCCTGTGGAGAGTCTGGAATTCGCTGCTTCTTCGGAGCACATAATGTTTCCTCCCGTGAAACAAGACTTCAACTCTGAAGAGctgcaaacaaaagacagaaggTTTAATCACAATCTGTGATtcagtgaataaatgtttgtcaGGTTGGCCATTTTGTGAcgtgctttttaaaatgacaaaaatgcattttccttCTTAATCGTCAACttcattctttttaaaacagacaTGGTTCTCCAGTCTTGTTTGGATTTTATAACCAAgagataaaattaaattaaatataattacatGTGCTCTAATATTAATT
The sequence above is a segment of the Anoplopoma fimbria isolate UVic2021 breed Golden Eagle Sablefish chromosome 12, Afim_UVic_2022, whole genome shotgun sequence genome. Coding sequences within it:
- the snx22 gene encoding sorting nexin-22; translated protein: MVFEEDFPMIEVSIPSMEREVDESGKSRKLFRVEVLFHGRKHYVLRRSSEFQTLHRKLRKIIQTPDFPSKRNPHLRTKPPEQRRQELEDYVQDIIYQNEDVPQVLLDFLHVKHFHTGIKMSSMESLDELDSQDYSYPLPNQRVLGFFKDPYLSECTSDLPDVVVDGVLQGFYPRDIRVSFTAPVLTEPDPPTPIEA